In the Brienomyrus brachyistius isolate T26 chromosome 20, BBRACH_0.4, whole genome shotgun sequence genome, one interval contains:
- the LOC125715606 gene encoding uncharacterized protein LOC125715606 isoform X2: MEEHDKHPQQFNQLYKSHWGNTLYCRTKRDDPFEATVVQRVKMAKRYAPAQHDISAQHNRMMYTLVKLLWLHSPQGSRTSPEKTFILKVYQRIQHRILVEDPVLCKAGIPLPKINTKTVRDFIRRQERLLNMRATKQPLTITKTTSISSADLPPAPHQPAVLPAPDYPLMEYVPTPSTAGTKVLKERTDVVIPLSRPQPLLSAPLRKTPPDFYHHQTCDLPLCICSSPCDCWSLHTAHDARQCVSSSDCWPLHTAHNACQSVSSCDCWSAHLILCIFAHDARFQD; this comes from the coding sequence ATGGAAGAGCATGACAAACATCCACAGCAGTTCAACCAGCTGTACAAATCACATTGGGGCAACACCCTTTACTGCCGCACTAAAAGAGATGACCCCTTCGAGGCTACTGTAGTACAGCGGGTGAAGATGGCCAAGCGGTACGCTCCAGCCCAACATGACATCAGCGCGCAGCACAACAGAATGATGTACACACTGGTGAAACTGTTGTGGCTGCACTCACCTCAAGGGTCTCGCACCAGCCCTGAGAAGACCTTTATCTTAAAGGTGTACCAGCGAATCCAGCACCGGATTTTGGTGGAGGATCCAGTTCTGTGCAAAGCTGGCATTCCTCTGCCAAAGATCAACACAAAGACCGTGCGGGACTTCATTCGTCGCCAAGAGAGGCTTCTCAACATGCGCgcaacaaaacagcctttaaccATCACAAAGACCACCTCCATCTCATCCGCTGACCTACCTCCGGCACCACACCAGCCAGCGGTCCTCCCTGCACCAGACTACCCCCTGATGGAATATGTGCCCACACCCAGCACAGCAGGCACAAAGGTGTTAAAGGAAAGGACAGATGTGGTGATTCCACTCTCCCGGCCTCAACCACTACTGTCGGCACCACTGAGGAAAACCCCCCCCGACTTCTACCATCACCAGACCTGTGACCTCCCTCTCTGCATCTGCAGCAGCCCCTGTGATTGCTGGTCCCTTCATACAGCCCATGATGCTCGCCAGTGCGTCAGCTCCTCTGATTGCTGGCCCCTCCACACAGCCCACAATGCTTGCCAGTCAGTCAGCTCCTGCGATTGTTGGTCTGCCCACCTCATCCTGTGCATCTTTGCCCATGATGCCCGCTTCCAAGACTGA